The proteins below are encoded in one region of Salmo salar chromosome ssa02, Ssal_v3.1, whole genome shotgun sequence:
- the LOC106595283 gene encoding gastrula zinc finger protein XlCGF26.1-like isoform X3, whose translation MSEPGCGVPAQRRSQRGSEMLSVKLGDCSQTVELNVIVKEEGEEREINEREEEEREEDRDSVDSESPNPDLVNKPSSTASRLPGCGSYPCPQCGKCFSRAGDLKTHQRSHSGEKPASTFNVIVKEEEDEKEIAEKVKREIKEEQETSGVVDPDTSRLSGLGRFPCHQCGKSFCSSGNLKNHQRVHTREKQFHCATCGKSFREKFNLTGHEKVHSGEKPYHCTQCGKSFNRSGSLKEHQRVHTGEKPYHCSLCQKSFSQPGNLKKHQRIHTGEKPYRCFLCGNSFGFAGNLKNHQRAHCGEKPYHCSQCGEGFPRLKSLKSHQKIHIGEMPACTFNVVVKEENDEKKIDEKEMREIEEEDNSGVVDPDTSRLPDRYICPQCGKSFSTSSNLKSHQRVHTGEKPFLCSQCGKSFSEKVNLKRHERVHSGEKPYHCTTCGKSFNHSGSLTNHQRIHTGEKPYHCSLCGNNFRFAGDLKNHQRSHSGKPYHCSVWRGIHSAKKSKNHERISIGGKPACAFNVIVQEEKEVEGEESDVK comes from the exons ATGTCTGAACCAGGTTGTGGTGTTCCAGCCCAGAGACGCTCCCAGCGGGGTTCAGAGATGCTGTCAGTGAAGCTGGGGGACTGCAGTCAAACAGTGGAACTCAATGTGATTGTCAAGGAGGAGGGCGAGGAGAGAGAAATCAATGagcgggaggaggaagagagagaggaggacagggactcTGTTGACTCAG AGAGCCCCAATCCAGACTTGGTCAACAAGCCCAGTTCCACAGCATCAAGACTACCTGGTTGTGGGAGTTACCCCTGTCCTCAATGTGGAAAGTGTTTCAGTCGAGCAGGAGACCTGAAGACTCATCAGAGATCCCACAGTGGAGAGAAACCTGCCAGTACTTTCAATGTGAttgtcaaagaggaggaggatgaaaagGAAATTGCTGAGAAGGTAAAGAGAGAAATTAAGGAAGAGCAGGAAACTAGTGGTGTAGTTGACCCAGATACATCAAGACTATCTGGTCTTGGTCGATTCCCCTGccatcagtgtgggaagagtttctgtTCCTCAGGTAATCTAAAGAATCATCAAAGAGTACACACTCGAGAGAAACAATTTCACTGTGCcacatgtgggaagagtttccgTGAAAAATTCAACCTTACGGGACACGAGAAGGTACATAgtggggagaagccttaccactgcacccagtgtgggaaaagcttcaatcGTTCTGGAAGTCTTAAGGAACATCAAAGAGTacatacaggggagaagccttatcactgctCTCTTTGTCAGAAGAGTTTTAGTCAGCCAGGAAATCTTAAGAAACATCAGAGAATacatacaggggagaagccttaccgtTGCTTTCTGTGCGGAAATAGTTTTGGTTTCGCTGGAAACCTAAAGAATCATCAGAGAGCACActgtggagagaagccttaccactgctctcagtgtggggAGGGATTCCCTCGACTAAAAAGTCTTAAAagccatcagaaaatacatattgGAGAGATGCCTGCCTGTACTTTCAATGTGGTTGTCAAAGAGGAGAACGATGAGAAGAAAATTGATGAGAAGGAAATGAGAGAAATTGAAGAGGAGGACAATAGTGGTGTAGTTGACCCAGACACATCAAGACTGCCTGATCGTTACATCTGtcctcaatgtggaaagagtttcagtACCTCAAGTAATCTTAAGAGTCATCAAAgagtacacactggagagaaacctttccTCTGCtcccaatgtgggaagagtttcagtgAGAAAGTAAACCTTAAGAGACACGAAAGAGTACAtagtggagagaagccttaccactgcaccacatgtgggaagagcttcaatcattCAGGAAGCCTTACAAATCATCAGAGAATTCATACAGGGGAGAAACCTTACCACTGCTCACTGTGCGGAAATAATTTTCGTTTTGCTGGAGACCTAAAGAATCATCAGAGATCACACAGTggaaagccttaccactgctctgtGTGGAGAGGGATTCACTCAGCGAAGAAGTCTAAAAATCATGAGAGAATATCCATTGGAGGGAAGCCTGCTTGTGCTTTTAATGTGATTGTCCAAGAAGAGAAAGaagttgagggagaggagagtgatgTGAAGTGA
- the LOC106594848 gene encoding zinc finger protein 345 has protein sequence MSEPGSGCGVPAQRRSQRGPELLSVKLGDCNQTVELNVIVKEEGEDREINEREEEEREEDRDSVDSESPNPDLVNKPSSTASRLPGCGSYPCPQCGKCFSRAGELKTHQRSHSGEKPASTFNVIVKEEEGDCTLNVIVKEEEDEKEKREVEEEKETSGVVDPDTSRLRGRYPCPQCGKSFSSSGNLKNHQRVHTGEKPHHCSLCGKRFSRAGDLKTHQRSHSGEKSHRCSLCGKRFSRAGDLKTHQRSHSGEKPASTFNVIVKEEEDEKEIAEKVKREVKEEQETSGVVDPDTSRLPGRGRFPCHQCGKSFRSSGNLKNHQRVHTREKQFHCATCGKSFREKFNLTRHEKVHSGEKPYHCTQCGKSFNRSGSLKEHQRVHTGEKPYHCSLCRKSFSQPGNLKKHQRIHTGEKPYSCSLCGNSFCFAGNLKNHQRSHCGEKPYHCSQCGEGFPQLKSLKSHQKIHIGETPPSTFNLIVKEEDGDCTFNVIVKEEEDEKTIDEKEMREVEEDNSGVVDVSGSRLLDRGRYPCPQCGKSFSSSSNLKNHQRVHTGEKPFLCSQCGKSFSEKVNLKRHERVHSGEKPYHCTTCGKSFNHSGSLRDHQRIHTGEKPYHCSLCGNNFRFAGDLKNHQRSHSGEKPYHCSRCGEGFTQLRSLKSHERISIGGKPVCAFNVIVQEEK, from the exons ATGTCTGAACCAGGTTCTGGTTGTGGTGTTCCAGCCCAGAGACGCTCCCAGCGGGGTCCAGAGTTGCTGTCAGTGAAGCTGGGGGACTGCAATCAAACAGTGGAACTCAATGTGATTGTCAAGGAGGAGGGCGAGGACAGAGAAATCAATGagcgggaggaggaagagagagaggaggacagggactcTGTTGACTCAG AGAGCCCCAATCCAGACTTGGTCAACAAGCCCAGTTCCACAGCATCAAGACTACCTGGTTGTGGGAGTTACCCCTGTCCTCAATGTGGAAAGTGTTTCAGTCGAGCAGGAGAACTGAAGACTCATCAGAGATCACACAGTGGAGAGAAGCCTGCCAGTACTTTCAATGTGATTgtcaaagaggaggagggtgaCTGTACTCTCAATGTGAttgtcaaagaggaggaggatgagaaggaaAAGAGAGAAGTTGAGGAAGAGAAGGAAACTAGTGGTGTAGTTGACCCAGATACATCAAGACTTCGTGGTCGTTACCCCTGtcctcaatgtggaaagagtttcagtTCCTCAGGTAATCTAAAGAATCATCAAAgagtacacactggagagaagcctcacCACTGCTCTCTTTGTGGGAAGCGTTTCAGTCGAGCAGGAGACCTGAAGACTCATCAGAGATCGCACAGTGGAGAGAAGTCTCACCGCTGCTCTCTTTGTGGGAAGCGTTTCAGTCGAGCAGGAGACCTGAAGACTCATCAGAGATCGCACAGTGGAGAGAAGCCTGCCAGTACTTTCAATGTGAttgtcaaagaggaggaggatgaaaagGAAATCGCTGAGAAGGTAAAGAGAGAAGTTAAGGAAGAGCAGGAAACTAGTGGTGTAGTTGACCCAGATACATCAAGACTACCTGGCCGTGGTCGTTTCCCCTGccatcagtgtgggaagagtttccgTTCCTCAGGTAATCTAAAGAATCATCAAAGAGTACACACTCGAGAGAAACAATTTCACTGTGCcacatgtgggaagagtttccgTGAAAAATTCAACCTCACGAGACATGAGAAGGTGCATAgtggggagaagccttaccactgcacccagtgtgggaaaagcttcaatcGTTCTGGAAGTCTTAAGGAACATCAAAGAGTacatacaggggagaagccttatcactgctCTCTTTGTCGGAAGAGTTTTAGTCAGCCAGGAAACCTTAAGAAACATCAGAGAATacatacaggggagaagccttacagtTGCTCTCTGTGCGGAAATAGTTTTTGTTTTGCTGGAAACTTAAAGAATCATCAGAGATCACActgtggagagaagccttaccactgctctcagtgtggggAGGGATTCCCTCAACTTAAAAGTCTTAAAAGCCACCAGAAAATACATATTGGAGAGACGCCTCCCTCTACTTTCAATCTGATTGTCAAAGAGGAGGATGGTGACTGTACTTTCAATGTGAttgtcaaagaggaggaggatgagaagacAATTGATGAGAAGGAAATGAGAGAAGTTGAAGAGGACAATAGTGGTGTAGTTGACGTATCTGGGTCAAGACTGCTTGATCGTGGTCGTTACCCCTGtcctcaatgtggaaagagtttcagtTCCTCAAGTAATCTTAAGAATCATCAAAgagtacacactggagagaaacctttccTCTGCtcccaatgtgggaagagtttcagtgAGAAAGTAAACCTTAAAAGGCATGAAAGAGTACAtagtggagagaagccttaccactgcaccacatgtgggaagagcttcaatcattCAGGAAGCCTTAGAGATCATCAGAGAATTCATACAGGGGAGAAACCTTACCACTGCTCACTGTGCGGAAATAATTTTCGCTTTGCTGGAGACCTAAAGAATCACCAGAGATCACAcagtggagagaagccttaccactgctctcgGTGTGGAGAGGGATTCACTCAGCTAAGAAGTCTAAAAAGTCATGAGAGAATATCCATTGGAGGGAAGCCTGTCTGTGCTTTCAATGTGATTGTCCAAGAAGAGAAATAA
- the LOC106594902 gene encoding zinc finger protein 239, whose translation MSEPGSGCGIPAQRNSQRGPEMVSVKLEDCNQTVELNVIVKEEEEGESEDGNSDSVDSGETSNPGSDSKPSPTASRNRRQKHQPCCSDSCIYPTRHKSHQQTPKINKSYLCHQCGKSFQTPSKLKAHQRMHIGENPYPCSQCEKSFNHSGRLKDHQRVHTGEKPYHCSLCGKSFSQLGNLKTHQKNHKPYHCSQCGKSFSEKVKLTGHERVHNGEKPYHCTQCGKSFNYYSVLKEHQRVHTGEKPYHCTLCGKSFSWATNIRNHQLRHIGEKPTCTLNVIVKEEEGEQRRIKAEEREVEVEEREVKEEAT comes from the exons ATGTCTGAACCGGGTTCTGGCTGTGGTATTCCCGCCCAGAGAAACTCACAGCGGGGTCCAGAGATGGTGTCAGTGAAGCTGGAGGACTGTAATCAAACAGTGGAACTCAATGTGAttgtcaaagaggaggaggagggagagagcgaagaCGGAAACAGTGACTCCGTTGACTCAG GAGAGACTTCCAACCCAGGCTCAGACAGCAAGCCCAGTCCCACAGCATCAAGAAACCGCAGACAGAAGCACCAACCCTGCTGTAGCGACAGTTGTATTTATCCAACTCGCCACAAATCACACCAACAAACTCCCAAAATAAATAAGTCTTACCTTTgccatcaatgtgggaagagttttcagACACCAAGCAAGCTAAAGGCTCACCAGAGAATGCACATTGGAGAGAATCCTTACCCCTGCTCCCAGTGTGAGAAGAGCTTCAATCATTCAGGAAGACTTAAGGACCATCAAAGAGTACATACTGGGGAGAAGCCATACCACTGCTCTctttgtgggaagagtttcagtcagttaggaaaccTGAAGACTCATCAGAAAAATCacaagccttaccactgctcccaatgtgggaagagtttcagtgAGAAAGTAAAACTTACGGGACATGAGAGAGTGCATaatggagagaaaccttaccactgtacccaatgtgggaaaagcttcaattATTATTCAGTACTTAAGGAACATCAAAGAGTACATACAGGGGAGAAGCCGTACCATTGCACActttgtgggaagagtttcagttGGGCAACAAACATTAGGAATCATCAGTTAAGACACATTGGAGAGAAACCTACATGTACTCTCAATGTGATtgtcaaagaggaggagggcgaACAGAGACGCATtaaggcagaagagagagaagttgaggtagaggagagagaggtgaaggaagAGGCTACATAA
- the LOC106595283 gene encoding gastrula zinc finger protein XlCGF26.1-like isoform X2: MSEPGCGVPAQRRSQRGSEMLSVKLGDCSQTVELNVIVKEEGEEREINEREEEEREEDRDSVDSAESPNPDLVNKPSSTASRLPGCGSYPCPQCGKCFSRAGDLKTHQRSHSGEKPASTFNVIVKEEEDEKEIAEKVKREIKEEQETSGVVDPDTSRLSGLGRFPCHQCGKSFCSSGNLKNHQRVHTREKQFHCATCGKSFREKFNLTGHEKVHSGEKPYHCTQCGKSFNRSGSLKEHQRVHTGEKPYHCSLCQKSFSQPGNLKKHQRIHTGEKPYRCFLCGNSFGFAGNLKNHQRAHCGEKPYHCSQCGEGFPRLKSLKSHQKIHIGEMPACTFNVVVKEENDEKKIDEKEMREIEEEDNSGVVDPDTSRLPDRYICPQCGKSFSTSSNLKSHQRVHTGEKPFLCSQCGKSFSEKVNLKRHERVHSGEKPYHCTTCGKSFNHSGSLTNHQRIHTGEKPYHCSLCGNNFRFAGDLKNHQRSHSGKPYHCSVWRGIHSAKKSKNHERISIGGKPACAFNVIVQEEKEVEGEESDVK, encoded by the exons ATGTCTGAACCAGGTTGTGGTGTTCCAGCCCAGAGACGCTCCCAGCGGGGTTCAGAGATGCTGTCAGTGAAGCTGGGGGACTGCAGTCAAACAGTGGAACTCAATGTGATTGTCAAGGAGGAGGGCGAGGAGAGAGAAATCAATGagcgggaggaggaagagagagaggaggacagggactcTGTTGACTCAG CAGAGAGCCCCAATCCAGACTTGGTCAACAAGCCCAGTTCCACAGCATCAAGACTACCTGGTTGTGGGAGTTACCCCTGTCCTCAATGTGGAAAGTGTTTCAGTCGAGCAGGAGACCTGAAGACTCATCAGAGATCCCACAGTGGAGAGAAACCTGCCAGTACTTTCAATGTGAttgtcaaagaggaggaggatgaaaagGAAATTGCTGAGAAGGTAAAGAGAGAAATTAAGGAAGAGCAGGAAACTAGTGGTGTAGTTGACCCAGATACATCAAGACTATCTGGTCTTGGTCGATTCCCCTGccatcagtgtgggaagagtttctgtTCCTCAGGTAATCTAAAGAATCATCAAAGAGTACACACTCGAGAGAAACAATTTCACTGTGCcacatgtgggaagagtttccgTGAAAAATTCAACCTTACGGGACACGAGAAGGTACATAgtggggagaagccttaccactgcacccagtgtgggaaaagcttcaatcGTTCTGGAAGTCTTAAGGAACATCAAAGAGTacatacaggggagaagccttatcactgctCTCTTTGTCAGAAGAGTTTTAGTCAGCCAGGAAATCTTAAGAAACATCAGAGAATacatacaggggagaagccttaccgtTGCTTTCTGTGCGGAAATAGTTTTGGTTTCGCTGGAAACCTAAAGAATCATCAGAGAGCACActgtggagagaagccttaccactgctctcagtgtggggAGGGATTCCCTCGACTAAAAAGTCTTAAAagccatcagaaaatacatattgGAGAGATGCCTGCCTGTACTTTCAATGTGGTTGTCAAAGAGGAGAACGATGAGAAGAAAATTGATGAGAAGGAAATGAGAGAAATTGAAGAGGAGGACAATAGTGGTGTAGTTGACCCAGACACATCAAGACTGCCTGATCGTTACATCTGtcctcaatgtggaaagagtttcagtACCTCAAGTAATCTTAAGAGTCATCAAAgagtacacactggagagaaacctttccTCTGCtcccaatgtgggaagagtttcagtgAGAAAGTAAACCTTAAGAGACACGAAAGAGTACAtagtggagagaagccttaccactgcaccacatgtgggaagagcttcaatcattCAGGAAGCCTTACAAATCATCAGAGAATTCATACAGGGGAGAAACCTTACCACTGCTCACTGTGCGGAAATAATTTTCGTTTTGCTGGAGACCTAAAGAATCATCAGAGATCACACAGTggaaagccttaccactgctctgtGTGGAGAGGGATTCACTCAGCGAAGAAGTCTAAAAATCATGAGAGAATATCCATTGGAGGGAAGCCTGCTTGTGCTTTTAATGTGATTGTCCAAGAAGAGAAAGaagttgagggagaggagagtgatgTGAAGTGA
- the LOC106594864 gene encoding zinc finger protein 345 produces the protein MSEQFPQQRQITMTEVVAGKTVASAERIKICEDWVHTCTAVNMPLSKSDHSSMRQFLKEKVINGGAIPGYHQLQEKYLGDVYLKVKEELKQHLAGKPVAVIFDETPDVEGRCVCGQSAPQSVEKLHEMLQDHELVQLLQIQLNIMADTCKVILQLLDIFQKAGKTCTMTPLIRHSRTFPAASHNPDQTHSESGYIFPACSTRPNNFLKFFSAKQLATGNQFQIHLQPTMSEPGSGCGVPAQRSSQRGPEMLSVKLGDCNQTVELNVIVKEEEEDREINEREEEEREEDRDSVDSGEIPNPDSVNKPSSTASRLPGRGSYSCPQCEKSFSSLTILKNHQRVHTGEKPFHCSACGKSFSEKANLKRHERLHSGEKPYHCTQCGKSFNHSGSLKEHQRVHTGEKPYHCSLCRKHFSQPGSLKKHQRIHTGEKPYHCSQCGKNFRFAGDLKNHQRSHSGEKPYHCSQCGEGFTQLRRLKSHQRKHIGGKPVCALNVIVKEEEVEREIKEEEKREVEEEEDNSGIVDPDTSTLPGCGRYPCHQCGKSFRSSSNLQNHQKVHTGENPYHCSECGEGFTQLQRLKSHQRIHIGGKPVCALNVIVKEEGSEREIKMEEKREVEEDNSSVVDPDTSRLPGRGRYPCHQCGKSFRSSSNLKNHQRVHTGEKPYHCSQCGRGFSEKVNLKRHGKVHSGKKPYHCTQCEKSFNYSGSLKEHQRIHTGEKPYHCSLCGKSFSQPGNLKKHQRIHTGEKPYHCSLCGKSFSQPGNLKKHQRVHTGEKLYHCSQCGGGFTQLRSLKSHEKIHIGGKPACAFNVIVKEEEEEEGENKDVEGEESDVK, from the exons ATGTCAGAACAGTTCCCACAGCAGCGGCAGATCACCATGACTGAAGTGGTAGCAGGGAAGACTGTGGCAAGCGCTGAAAGAATCAAG ATTTGTGAAGATTGGGTACACACTTGCACAGCAGTCAACATGCCCCTTTCCAAAAGTGATCACTCCTCAATGAGGCAGTTTCTGAAGGAGAAAGTCATCAATGGAGGTGCCATCCCTGGATACCACCAGCTACAGGAAAAGTACTTGGGAGATGTCTACTTGAAGGTGAAGGAAGAACTCAAGCAACATCTTGCAGGGAAGCCAGTGGCAGTCATCTTTGATGAAACTCCAGATGTTGAAGGAAGATGT GTGTGTGGCCAAAGTGCACCACAGTCTGTAGAGAAACTCCATGAGATGCTACAAGACCACGAGCTGGTTCAGTTGCTGCAGATTCAGCTTAACATCATGGCAGACACGTGTAAAGTCATCCTGCAGCTTCTCGACATCTTCCAGA AGGCCGGTAAAACATGCACAATGACACCGCTGATACGACACTCACGAACATTTCCTGCAGCATCTCATAATCCAGACCAAACTCACTCGGAAAGTGGATACATTTTCCCCGCTTGCTCTACGAGACCTAACAATTTCCTGAAGTTCTTTTCAGCCAAACAATTAGCTACAGGAAATCAGTTCCAG ATCCACCTCCAGCCTACCATGTCTGAACCAGGTTCTGGTTGTGGTGTTCCAGCCCAGAGAAGCTCACAGCGGGGTCCAGAGATGCTGTCAGTGAAGCTGGGTGACTGCAATCAAACAGTGGAACTCAATGTGAttgtcaaagaggaggaggaggacagagaaatCAATGagcgggaggaggaagagagagaggaggacagggactcTGTTGACTCAG GAGAGATCCCCAACCCAGATTCAGTCAACAAGCCCAGTTCCACAGCATCAAGACTACCTGGACGTGGGAGTTACTCCTGCCCTCAATGTGAGAAGAGTTTCAGTTCCTTAACTATTCTAAAAAATCATCAAAgagtacacactggagagaaacctttccaCTGCTCtgcatgtgggaagagtttcagtgAGAAAGCAAACCTTAAGAGACACGAGAGATTACAtagtggagagaagccttaccactgcacccaatgtgggaagagcttcaaccATTCTGGAAGCCTTAAGGAACACCAAAGAGTACATACAGGGGAGAAACCGTACCACTGCTCTCTTTGTAGGAAGCATTTCAGTCAACCAGGAAGCCTTAAGAAACACCAGAGAATTCATACAGGGGAGAAACCTTACCACTGCTCACAGTGTGGAAAGAATTTTCGTTTCGCAGGAGACCTAAAGAATCATCAGAGATCACAcagtggagagaagccttaccactgttctCAGTGTGGGGAGGGATTCACTCAGCTCAGGCGTCTTAAAAGTCATCAGAGGAAACACATTGGGGGGAAGCCTGTCTGTGCTTTAAATGTGATTGTCAAAGAGGAGGAGGTTGAGAGGGAAATCAAAGAGGAGGAAAAGCGAGAagttgaggaagaggaggacaacAGTGGTATAGTTGACCCAGATACATCAACACTACCTGGTTGTGGTCGTTACCCCTGCCatcaatgtgggaaaagtttcCGTTCCTCAAGTAATCTACAGAATCATCAAAAAGTACACACGGGAGAaaatccttaccactgctctgaGTGTGGGGAGGGATTTACTCAGCTACAACGTCTTAAAAGTCATCAGAGAATACACATTGGAGGGAAGCCTGTCTGTGCTTTAAATGTGATTGTCAAAGAGGAGGGTAGTGAGAGGGAAATCAAAATGGAGGAAAAGCGAGAAGTTGAGGAGGACAATAGTAGTGTAGTTGACCCAGATACATCAAGACTACCTGGTCGTGGTCGTTACCCATgccatcaatgtgggaagagtttccgTTCCTCAAGTAATCTAAAGAATCATCAAAgagtacacactggagagaagccttaccactgctcccaatgTGGGAGGGGTTTCAGCGAGAAGGTAAACCTTAAGAGACATGGGAAAGTACATAGTGGaaagaagccttaccactgcaccCAATGTGAGAAGAGCTTTAATTATTCAGGAAGCCTTAAggaacaccagagaatacataccggggagaagccttaccactgttctCTTTGTGGTAAGAGTTTCAGTCAGCCAGGGAACCTTAAGAAACATCAGAGAATacatacaggggagaagccttaccactgctctctTTGCGGTAAGAGTTTCAGTCAGCCAGGAAACCTTAAGAAACATCAGAGAGTACATACAGGTGAGAAGCTttaccactgctctcagtgtggggGGGGTTTCACTCAGCTAAGAAGTCTTAAAAGTCATGAGAAAATACACATTGGAGGGAAGCCTGCCTGTGCTTTCAATGTGATTgtcaaggaagaggaggaggaggagggagaaaataaagacgttgagggagaggagagtgacgTGAAATAA